The Lewinellaceae bacterium nucleotide sequence AATTCCCAGTTTAGAAAAAATCCTCATGTCAAATTTGGGGGTGTCTACGCTTGCGGGGTCAAATTTGACGGCAACTGAATTCCCAGTTTAGAAAAAATCCTCATGTCAAATTTGGGGGTGTCTACGCTTGCGGGGTCAAATTTGACGGCAACTGAATTCCCAGTTTAGAAAAAATCCTCATGTCAAATTTGGGGGTGTCTACGCTTGCGGGGTCAAATTTGACGGCAAATGAATTCCCAGTTTAGAAAAAATCCTCATGTCAAATTTGGGGGTGTCTACGCTTGCGGTAATAAAACAGGCTTTATTTTTTAGGCCAACATTTTCCTGATCAACACAATCTGCCCCAAATGATAATAACAATGCTCAATCATACCCTCGAGATTTCTTTGGTAAGTTCCGTATTTTTCATCTACAAAAACATCGAACAACTGGTCGTCAGCCATTTGCTCCACTTTGTCGGCAAATTTTTCAGCATTGCTCCACATATTGTTCAATAGATCTTCCCAGGCTTTTTGTGATGTTAGCGGAGGCAGGTCAAAGCTGTATTTATCCCTGATGTCAAGCGAACCACCTTCCAATACATTTAAAACCCCGGCGATATAATAATTAATGTGAAAAGTTAAAGCCGCGATGGTGTTTAATGAGCCGACCTTTGTGGTAGCTTTTTCCCAGGTCATATCGGAAAGCTGTTCCTTGAAATTAGTGTTGGTCACCCAATGTCCATTTAAAAGAATCTCTCTGAAACGGTCCGCCAGTGGTTTGGTTAACTTTTTCATATCCATTAAGGTTTTATCATTATGTTATTCCAAATCAAAACATCACAGGATCAAAAGCATCAAAGCATTGTTTCCTCAAACCATACTAACGGACGTTGATCCTTATCGCCCGTAAGGGTATCGCAGCGAAAAAACATGGCGTATAGTTCAAGATTGTCCCCGATCCGGTTTAGAAAAATTTGTTTGCGGCATTCCCCTTTTTCGGTATTATGGTAAAAATGAAAAAACCGCCAGATATGGTAAACATCGTCATGCAACTCAATGATATCAAGAATGGCCGGATCGTCGGTCCAGTTTTCCATGAACTTCCGGGCCAGTTTGGAATGGTGGAGATCCCAGTTCCGGGGATGGCTCCGGTCTTCGAGGTGTTTGAAGGAATCATGGGCAAAAGCAATGATCCGCAATTTTTTACGGGTGGTTTCATCAACGCCTAACTCATCAATGTTGTCGAGCACCTCCCGGATATGTTTATATACCTCTCCTTCAGGATGCCCTGGACGCGGTCTGCCCCACAGAAGGCCTTCCCTGAACTCGGGGTTTTCGATCAGTTGTTTTTCAAGGGGTGTTTCCGGCTGGAGAATGGCTGTTATTTCTTTTTCGAGTGTTAAATTATTCATGTCATGGTTGTGCTGCTGCTTGTCCTTCCAACTAATCACAACAAAAGGTTGAGGGCAATAGTTGAAAAAATTTCACGTAAAACAATACAGGCTTTAAAGGTCAAGCGGGCGGTAACCTGTTCAAAAACGGGACAAATTTACATCAATTCCCGTTAACAGAATAAAACCATAACGAAAAAGGAGCCAAATTCGATTCTTCCGGCAGGTATTTTTTTTATAAAAAGGCAGATCATCCACCTGAAATATTCTTCAGTTTACATCTTTTCCAATAACAACCTGCCGATTTCGGGGTTGTGCAAAACAGGCTGAAGGTCAGTCTTTTGTGCAGAAATAATATCCTGCAACATGGCCAACCGAAGGTCATTGGGCAGAAAGTCCATCAGCAGGAAGGACTGTATATTTTTCATTTCTTTTGGGACGGGAGATATTTCCTTCAGGGTAATGTGGTTGATCAGACGGGTACAAATAACGGAAAGGATATCAATTCGGAATATATCTTTCATGATCGTTTCTGCGATCACTTCATAAACTTCGGTTTGGAAATTCACTGCATTGAGAATGTTTTCCGGTTCGATGATCTCATTCAGATTCTTCTGCACAAAAGAGATAAAACTGGCCGCTGTACTGGTATCAAGACTGGCATCGGCCAACAATTGTACTAAGGGTAGTTCTGCCGAAAGATCCCCTATCTCTTTGATAGAATCAAAAAATTGCACCAATGTCCTTGGAGTCGTTCGGCTGCCGGTCACCGCTTCCGGGTAAGTGAGTACAAAGTTGATGCCCCGCTCATCGACTCCTGCCCGTACCGCCCATTTAGCCCAGGCTTTGGCATCAAAGTCCATCCGGATATGCATCATCCTGGTAATCATCGCATCATCCATCGGGGTAACAGAATAATCCCCTCCGTCCGGGTTGGCGGTTAAGATAATGTTCCATTGAGGGGGCAATTTCCAGCTCACCAATTCGTAATTTTGCAACAACTGCATGATCCCGCGCAGTATACGGTCATCGGCCCTGTTCACATCATCGATCAACAGAATACCCGGCACATCCTCCTTCGGCACCCATTCCGGAGCCACAAAAACCGTCTGGTCATGGGCTATCTTCGGCATCCCCAACAAATCGCCCATCTCTTCGAACTGTGCCGGGGCAACATACCTAAAAGCATACCCGTTGTTTCGGGCAAAATCCTCGATCAGCTCCGTTTTGCCAATGCCATGACGCCCCCAGACACAAAGCGGAATTCGCTTACGCCCCTCTGCACTGGCCTTTTCATTCACCCTAATCACATGGGTGATAAAACTTTCGACCTCCTCGGCGGTGCTTTTACTTCCGTAATATAAATAGTTATGGTTGGACATAGGCTGGTTGCTGGTTACTTGTTGCTGGTTACTTGTTACTTGTTTTCCGAGGTGACATCTTCGCCGGGGAGCTAATCCGCGCTGGCAAAAGGTGTCGCATCGGGCTGGTTGCTGGTTACTTGTTGCTCGTTACTGGTTGCTCCGAGGTGACATATTTGCCGGGAAGTTAATCCGCGCTGGCAAAAGGTATCATCGAAATGCAGGCGTACTGTTTAAATAATAAGTTCACAATATCGGGGGAGTAATTTTTTTAACCTGATTTTTTCGGAAATATTTTTTGCTAATGGGTTATCATGCAGGTTTAAGGATCTGAGTTTAGTCAATTGTCCAAGTTCTTCCGGAACCGTATTGATCTGGTTTCCTTCTAAATTTAAGACCTCCAAATCACCCATTTCTCCAATAAAGGAAGGAATTTCCGCAATGGAGTTAAAGGCAACACTAAAGTGTTTTAAGGATTTCATTTTTACTATTTCGGGCGAGAGTTCCCGGATGAAATTTTTGGCCAGGAAAAGCCATTCCATTTTTTCCAGCCGGGCAAACTTGGGCGAAAAATCGGGAAGTTCATTCTCTGAAAGATCCAGGAACATCAGGGACTTTAGACTGAAAAGAGCAGGGGAATAACTATTTATGTTATTTTTTCCCAACACCAACTCCTCCAGCTGATCGAGTGAAGCGAAGGAAGCCGGCAATTGTTTTATCTTATTATTGAATACATTCAATCTTTTCAGTTGATTGAATGCTCCGACGACTTCAGGTATTTTTTCAAGCCCCATCCCTTTTAGGTTGAGTTCGGTATCAAAATTCAACACTTCCTGTTCGACTTTCTGAGCAACCGCCCAATCTTCAAACCGATGTCCTTTGAAAACAAATTCAGCGGGAAAGCAGGCAACAAATTTATTCGGATCGACTCCGGTTGCTTTCATTTTTTGGAAGGCGGTCTCTCCGTCTTTAAAAACAGGATGCAGCGGATCGGGAAAAATAAACTCGTCGTAACCAAATTTTATCAATAAACTTTCGATTTCAGACTTCACCCCGATCAAAACTTTGGTTTCTGAATACCTTTTGGTGTAACCCGTACGCTTATCGAGGTACAACTGCAGAACATCCGCCACCAATGCATTGGGAAGGCCGCCGGTTTGCATCATTCCAATAGCCAGCAACTGGTTTGTTTTCTGGTCGCTGTGCAGGAATGTTCTCAGGTTTTCCAGCTGAGCTGCAGAGGCATTAAAAAGATAATATTCGTTTGAATCCATAATCAATAAAAGCCAAACAATCTTTAACGTACTTTGTTCATCGCCACCTTTCTGCCGGGCAAAGCTGTCCAGGCAGGCGTTTCGGGTTGAATACCTCCTGAGGTGATGACCCACAGGAGGGGCACTCGCGGGATGGTTTGAGGCGCGGAAGCATAACCGTCCGTAAAATAAATGACCGCATCGGGCAGGTATTCCTCATTGGCAAAAATGAGCGGTTCTTCAAAGCTGGTCCACCCACGCCCCGAAACATAATCCGGCATTTGCCCACGGTAGGGATATTTTCGTTTAATGGTATCGTCGCATTCAAGGATCATAATTTCGGCTCCCTGGCGGTAAATATGCTGAATTTCATTAAAAAACCGCTGATGGTCCAGGGAAGAAGTACTGCCGGAAGTATCGATGGCCACCAGCAACTTGTTTTTATGTTTGACCTTGATGCCGGGTACGGTTTCGTAACGTTTGGAGACCCGTTTGATGGTGTTTTTTAAAAAAGTTTTGGAACTGGTCCCTGAAAATAGGCGCAATACGCGCCGCCAATCCAAAGTCGGAGCGTCCACCTCATTGTGTTTTTTCAGGTAGGCCCGAATCCCTTCCGGAAGGTTGCCGGATTGCGGGTTATTTTTTATCCGCTCATAGACATTGTCGATCAGGGAATCAATACCCGACTGAATCACTCTTTTTTCCGCTTCCGAAAATTCCTTCCAAGCCCGGTGGTCACCGATACCCTGTTCTGGTTCTCCCCCGCTAAACGAAGACAGGTAACGCTTCAGCGCTTCAAAAGCAAGATCGGGTTCCGCATTATTTTCTTTGCTGCGATAAAGTTTTAGCAGTTTTTTGTAATAATAATCGACACTTTCATGGGGTTTGAGGTTCAGACCGGGAAAACTTTCCAGCAAAACGGGCTCGCCCGGCAACTGTTCTTTTTCAATGTATTGGTTGACGACAATATCCATGGCCACATTGGCAATCTCACGGTGGGTAAAATCCCCGATCATGAGAATATGTTTGAATAAAACATGAAGAATCTCGTGTTTTATTACGCCATATTTGTAGGCATCGGTTTTCAAAAATTCATTCCAGAAATTTTCGTTCAGACTCAGGGTGACCAATCCATCACGCCGAACCGAGACGGCCAGCGTACCGGTACGATCCGAAATTTCCCTAACGAGGTTGGAGAAAAAATGCCCGTAAAACGGCTCATTAAGGATGAGCTGAATGCTGGTGCGGGTGACTTCATCGAGGAGGGTTTGATGGTTCATGAAAATAGTTAAAGAGATTCCTTATCCCTAAATACGGAATTGAGTTTTTAAGCATTTCTATACAAATCCATAATAAGACAGGAAGATACGCCCCTGTTGCTTTCATTATATTTTTTGAGCAAAACAGCGCCAAGTTTCTGCCCCATAAAAAAAGCGAGCACCATAAACACATAGGTGTACCAGGCAAATCCGAGCCCCGAAAAAATGCGCATGGCAATGATAACAGGGACAGGCAAATGAATGGCCAAAACCCATTGAAAAGAAAATTTACGCACGTTGGCGCGCCAATATCCGAAGGGAATATTGAGCATAAAAACCAGCATGCTAATAATTATCAACTTGGTCATGTGCACAAGAATTATAAGTAAAATGATCTATAAAGAATTTAAAAGGTGATTGTAGTATTGCTCTATTTATATACACAGGTCATAAAAACACTCCCATACCAATTAATTCCTGCTAAAAATACCCAACATAATCCATCCATGCAACCTCAAGGGAATTATTCTTTAAATACAGTACCCGTTTTTGTACCTCACGGATGGAACGAAGTCACATCCGGCAGGGTATGCCGCGGACAGGTAACCGTACCTCTGGTCGGTATACCGCAGATCTTCGCAGATGCTTTTTTGAAATCGTCCCCTTCCATTTTGCGGCCGAGATGCCCCCTTTTTGCCCGCCTTAATGGCCACCCGCAAAGTTGTCACCTCGTCTTAGCAAGCCCCCTCCTTTTTCTCCTCCCATCAAAAATCAACCTTAATCTGCGCCCTCACCCCAATCCCCGAAACGTTGGGATGATCCAGGTAGGTCAGCCTTTTTATCACATCTATTCTGAATACTTTGAAAATATTTTCTAAACCCACACTTACTTCCATATAAGGTTTGCTTTTTAAGGAAAAAGTGGAGGGGTTGCCTGCTGCATCTTCAGGAAAATTGAGCAGCCCGTGCGTGATGTCGGGATTGTTGGCGTCACTGATGCCCCCGTAAAGTCCTTTGAAGGTTACGACCTCTCGCAATTTTAGATGTTTTACCAACGGAATCTTATTGAGGATAAAGCCGTAAAAATGGTGCTCGGCAAAAACGGAAACATATTCGTCGCTGATAAATTCGAGGAAATTCATCAGGTTATAGGAGCGCAACTGATAGGCATAGGTTTGATTGGCCCGCGGGATGAATAATAACGGGAAGGGAATGCTTCCTCCAAAAATTTTGCCGGCTTCGGCTTCGACATAGGTATTGCCTATTGGTGAAATGGCAAAACGTTTGAATGCATTAAAAACCAACCTGTTATATGCATAATCCGCATCCAGCACGCCTTTGCCCCCCCGGGCGTAGGAAAGTTTGAATATGGGGTATTTTGTATTGAGTTGTGTCCTGTAATTTTCGCCCTGGAAAAACTGTTCATTGGGCGCAAACCTAAGGGTAGCAGAGAGTTCACTTGAGTTGATGTTTTCCAGGGTAAAATCTTCTCCTTCAAAGGCCAGGGTGCCCCCGGGGGCCTGTTGTTTGTTTTTGAAATTGACCAGAGTAGATATCCCGCTGCCCCAGTCCCTGACATGCTCCAGCTTAAACAGATTGTAATACAAAATCTTATCCGGCGCCCCGCGGGTAAAGGACAAAATAAAATTATCCTCATTGATCCCCTGGAGATCCATGCCCGGAAACTGTGTTTCGAACTGGTACATCACCTCAAGGCTATGCCGCTGTTTGGACACCAGCGGTTGGTTGTTTAGCGACCAGATGGCATTGCCGGAGTACTTGACCCGTTTGTCCGCAAACCCGTAAAGGCAATAGCCTTCAAGCCTGAATTTTTCACTAAACTTTGCGTTGGTTTTTCCTCCAAACCTGAGTCGGGAACCTTCCACGGCATTAAAGCTGTAAAATGAGTTAAAAGGCCCCAGTGAAATGGGTCCGATATCCACATAACCTTCCATAAAAAACAGCAAAACATCCAGTGCTTTGGTAAAGGAAGGAACCTGCTTAATGCTATCTACCAGGGAATAAATTTCTTTTTCCTGCTGCGACAATTCAACCATTCTGTTTTGTGCCCAAAAAACACTGTCCCGGTCGTCAAATCCCTGGGCTTTCACCAAGGTCTCAATACCGCTGTACAAGGAATCAGGCTGCTCTTTATCCAACAGGTAATGGTCATAGTAAACCGTCTTTTTCCCGAAAATTCCGATACCTTTTTTGACAAGATTGAAATCAACGATCAGGGATTCCCGACTGATCAGCCACAGATCGTTGGTATATTTAAATTCCTGGACCAGCTGAAAGTCTTTTACAAAGTTGAGGTTAATTCCTTCCGACACTTTTATCTCTGCCTTGGCCAGTGCGTAACGGTCATCATTGGTGATATAAATGTTGCCGGAAAAAGCCAGGTCTTGTTCATTTCTGGGCTGGAAAGCCAGATTAATCACGCTGACCCCGTTGAAGGCCAAAGTATCGATAATATGAAATTTGTACACCAATGGTGCCGTGACAGATAAAGGGCTGACAAACTGGTTGGTCAGAAAAAGGAGGTTATTCTCATACAGATCAATATCCTCGTAAAGATTACTGACCATAAGGTCTATCCCTTCTGTATTCAGATAATCTTCCAGCCCGATAATTTTGGAACCGGAAATGTATTCCTTTTCTGTTTTAGGGGTTTTGCGGTAATATATTTTCGACAAAGTCTCCTGTAGGAAAACGGGCAGGCTGGGCTTCCCGTTCATCGGAGAATCCTCCATATGCTCGAACACAAACTGGTAGTCCTTAAAAACCCTTCGGTTGGTAAACGCTTCGGTAATATTATTCAGGTCAAATTCGATTTTTTTATACTTATCATACTCCAAAAAATCTACATTCTCCTTCCTGTTCAGATCTTTGTTTTCAATGACTTTACGGATCAGTTCAACGGCCGGATTCCCCTTGTTCTTATATCTTTTTTTACTGGCTACGACATCCACATCCCCAAGGTCTACACTTGACGACTCCAATTCAATATTAATTTCCTGGCTTCCCCCAATCTCGATTTCCTTCACCACAGTAAGGTAACCGAGGTACGAAATTTCAATTTTATTGGTGGCCCACTGGGTCTCAATGATGAACTTCCCGTCAAAATCCGTGGTAGTGCCAATGTCTTTCCCGACAAATGCGACCGAAACAAATGGAAGCGGTTCTTTGGTTTGCGCATCCATGACGATCCCCTCTATGCGGGTGGTTTCCTGGGCATAAACGCTGTGGGGCAAGATGGAGAAAGCCGTTCCAAAAATAAGCGTTAGGGTAAAAATCCAATTCGATTGCATATTGAATTATTTGACCATGAATATTTGGCATTCAAAAAGCTGATTAAGAAGGTTATCCTGATGCAAGGCATTGGAACTTGGCAATTTTCTTTTGTTCTGTATCAATATTTACGAAAGCAACTTTTGAATTTAAAAGGATAAAAATCATTGCATTCCAGATATCGGGTTCAATCTCACTTCATGCTATTGTCGGCAAATATATACTCTTTGTGGTTCAATTGCCTTTTTTTTATACCGATGACAACCGTTATAATATAAGTATAACCAATATTTGATCGAAGGGTTGCTAATGCGTGGAAAAAAGAGTTGGATTTTTAACAATGCCTATTACTAAGGCCCGATTGGTTCTTAAAATTTTGCAGCAGGATTACTATAAAAGGCAAGCTTGCCTGGCGTTGCCCTGGCAGACAGATTAAAACATGCGGTACGGGAGGCGCATTGCCCTTACAATATTTGCAACTTGGCAAACTTTAGCATGATACGCTTCTGAGGATCATCAATTTCTTTAAAAAAGATGGTTGCTACCCGGTTGGTGGCCGCCCCGTCAATACTGAGTACTTTCCCTTCGCCGAATTTGAGATGTAATACCTTCATGCCCGTTTGTATTTCAGAGGAAGGACTGGGTTTGAAGGTACTCGGATCCACCATGGAAGGCAGATTGCTGGTGTTCGGTTTTTTGAAATTGCCTTTCACACTGGCCGTCGAAGGGCCGGCATTGGAGAAGGAAGGCTCGCTGTTACGTACCTGGGGCGGCAGATTGAGACTAGGTTGAGGCACCTCGTCCAAAAAGCGACTCGGCGGGTTAAAACGCATGTTCCCGTATTGAAAACGGCTTTCCGCATAAGAAAGCGTCAGGAACTGCTCTGCTCTCGTAATGGCCACATAAAACAGGCGCCTTTCCTCGTCCATTCCCTCCGGGGTGTCCATCGACATGAAAGACGGGAATAGTTTTTCTTCCAGGCCCACCACAAAAATGGACTTGAATTCCAGCCCTTTTGCGGCGTGTACCGACATGAGCGTCACGTAATTGTCCTGATTGGTGTTTTCATCAAAGTCGGTCAGCAGGGCAATGTTTTGAATATAAGCGGCCAGCGATTTGTCAGTTTCATCTGCAGAGGCTGTCTCTTCTACGAAGGTTTTGATCCCGTCGAGCAGGGCATTCAGGTTTTCGAGCCGCCCCATGCCTTCAATGGAGGTATCCGATTTCATCAGGTCATAGAGCCCCGACTTTTTCACTATCTGGACAGCCACCTCGTAAGCATCCGCGGTTTCGGATTTTTTGGCAGCAGCCTTTATCATCTGTATAAAATCCGTAATAGAATTTTTGGCTCGGGCACTTGCCGGAATGGTAGGCAGGCACTGCCACATTGGTTGTCCCAACTGATCGGCCATGGCACTGAGTTTCTCTATAGTCGAATTGCCAATCCCCCTTCTCGGGTAATTCAGTACCCGGCGTAAAGCTTCTTCATCATTCGGGTTGATCACCAGGCGAAGATACGCCAGCATGTCTTTGATCTCCTTTCTTTGGTAGAAAGACTGCCCGCCAAACACCCGGTAAGGGATATTGTACCGGCGCAGGTATTCTTCAAAAACACGCGACTGGGCATTGGTCCGGTAGAGGATGGCAATCTCACTGTTGGAAAGATGATGCCGGCTCTTTTGTTCTGCAATGGTATCTGCCACTCTTTTTCCTTCCTCGCCATCGGTTCTGGCCTTGATCAGGTTTATTTTTTGTCCTTCTCCTTTATCCGACCATATTTTTTTCTGTATCTGGCGGCTGTTATTGACAATGACGGAATTGGCCGCTTCGACGATATGGGAGGTGGAACGGTAATTCTGCTCCAGTTTAAACACCTTGATTCCATGGGGTTTAAAATCCTGCTCAAAATCGAGGATATTCTGGATCGTAGCCCCGCGGAAGGCGTAGATACTTTGGGCATCATCGCCCACCACACTAATATTCCGGGGACTATTGTCGTAATTCACCAGTTTTCGGATGATGGCATATTGCAATTCATTGGTATCCTGAAACTCATCGACCAGTACATAGGGGAATTTGGCCCGGTATTTATCGAGAACCCCATCTTTATTGCTTTGAAAAAGTTCATACAGGCGGTAGAGCAGATCATCAAAGTCCATGGCGCCCGACCTTTTACAGCGGGCGGTGTAAGCTGCGTATATTTTATACAGGTAAGGCATTTTGGCCATGCGATCCTGGCTCAGTAATTCCTGGTCTTCGGCATACAACTTCGGCGTAATGAGTTTACTTTTTGCCGAAGAAATACGATTTCGGATAGCATTGACATTGTAGATCTTTTTGTCGAGGTTCATCTCTTTGAGAATGACTCCAATCAGGCTTTTGCTGTCATCGGTATCATAAATGGTAAAATTCGAAGGATATCCTATTTTTTCAGCCTCCACCCTTAATATCCGCGCAAAAACGGAGTGAAAAGTACCTGCCCATACATTGTTGGCTTTGGTCCCGACCACCTTTTCGATCCGCTCTTTCATTTCACGTGCCGCCTTATTGGTAAAAGTGAGCGTCAGGATATTCCATGGAGCCGCTCCTTTGTTTATGAGGTGGGCAATACGATACGTCAGCACCCTGGTTTTTCCTGACCCCGGGCCAGCCACAATGAGCACAGGGCCATCGGTGGTTTCCACGGCCTGACGCTGAATGGGATTTAGTTCATCAAGATAAGAAGGGCTGTCAGCCATAATGAAAAAAACTTTTATTGCTCTGAAGGTTGTGATGCAGGCAAAGGCCAGGATAAATTTAGAAAGGAATATTCCCGAAATTCAAAAACCTAATCGATTTACTTAGAAATAAAAAAAAATGAATTTCAAAATATTGACAATCAACATTTTAAAAATTATTATATCAAATTCACCCCTTCCTATAGCCTCTTCCTTAACCTAAAAAGCATTAATGAAGAAAACCAATAATAAAAACCAAAACTTATCCTGCTGGTGCCCGTTAACCCAAAAAGAGGTGTAAAGAGGGCGGCACATTAGCACCGCAATGTTACAAACTTTATCCCGAAATGCGATACGAAAAACAGAGTTTTAGCCGCACAAGAAAAAAAAGGGATGAATTTGTGTTGTTGAAATGGAATTAAAAAGAAGGAAAAACAATCAATCACAGGAAAAGAGAACAAGAAAGGTCAAAATCCAAGGTGATTGACTTCTTTAACAGAATTCATGGAGTTGTTGACATCTTTGGATTTTTTACTCAGTGAAGGGGGCAGATCCTCGGCGGTGAATAAGGTGATTTTCTGAGTATCTTTGATCACGCTGTCCGTTTTAAGGTCATCGACGACCCAATGCCTCAAAATCACAGGGCGTTCCTCTTCGATAATGAGTTCATCGGTCCACTTCAGCACAAATTGACAGGCCCCCTTTTCGATGGAAATCCTGTCAGTGGTGGTAAAAAAGAGGCCATCGGTATCGAGCATTGGGAAACCCGTTTCATTAGGAGAATATTTTTCCACGGCTTTGACATTACCGGGAAAGACGATATCAATGAGATTGGCACGGATGATGCTAATGAACTGGGAAAATCGTATATTTGCCCCTTCGAGATTGAAAGCCTTCCAGTTGCGTTCCATTACACCAAGAGCATTGGTCAAAAATTCCAGCTCTTCGAGCAGTAACCCCTGTTCCAATTTACCCTGGTTTTCTATTTCCAAAATAAAAACGTCACCCTCATGTAACAATTCGGAAAAAAAAGTCCCGCTTTTGTCTCTTTTAGAAACAATTTGCTTTTTTTGTCCGTTAAGAATTAAGGAAATAAAAATGGAGCCCCCATTTTTGTTCCAGTTAAAACTCAGGTAGCCCTCGGCAGGTATTACAATTTCTAATTGTAGCCTGTCGGTGGGCCTACTTCTAACCAGCAGATCGCCAGCCCCTTCAGCCAGCAATCCCATGGGAGCTCCGGTGACATCTACCCCACCGTCACCATTTATCTTGGAAGCTTTCCACTTTTCAATTTCAAAGTACCCTGAAAAACCTTTAGTATTCCCAAATTCGTAATAACGCTCTTCGTATCCGGCAAGAAAAGCCGGCGTTCCACACTCACTGATTACAAACGGTTTTTCAATCTTACTTTCCTCCCAATCGTCCGAACAGAACATTTCGGTATGATTTGCCTGGTAGTGCAATGCGCAACCAGGAACATTATTTTGTACTGAGGTAAAGTTTGAAACTTTTGCAGAAAAAACATTTGTTGCCAAAGCGATGATGAACCCAATTGTCAATTGGACTCTACAAAAGTCATTTTTAAATAGTCGTAACATATTTTGTTCGTGTGGTCTTCTATCGCTCGGCTAAAGGGCATTCCTTCGGATTAAATACCGCAGCTAGTAGTGATGATCACAAAAGCTTTTTTTTACTAAAGATGCATTGGAAGGAAGACAATCAGAATTATCAAAACGCCCGTACAGGCATGAGACTTGCATGTTAATAATCATGGGACTAAACAGTTTAAGGGACTTTGAGAAAATTTGGTTGCGAAGATACATCCTTTCCTGCACTAACGCAACCTTTAATAAGGTATTTTTCTTTTTGCCATCTGTTATCGTCAAACCTTTGCATTTATCCGCCATCCCGTTAAATTCAGAGGTAATGCTTTGATATATATCGTTTTTACATCTTACGTTTTAATGACATAAATGTTTCAAAACCCAGCAAAAAAATCGACCACGTCTGCCTTCGGAGGATATTTTCGCAGGATGGAATCAGAAAGGTTAAAGGATCTAGACTAAAGGGTAAAGGGTTCAAAGAGATAGCCTATTGGTTGATTCCTGGTGATAGGGAGGCAGAAAATTAGCGGTGTTTTTTTATAGCGAATGGTTCATTGAAATTGACGGACAAAAATTTAGCCCTAACGCACTAACGGGTATTATTTTATCCCATCATTTTAAGCAGGAAATTCGCCAGCCAATGGTCATCAGAATTGGTAAGTGCATCGAGTGCTTTCTCCGCTTTGGCAGAAACGGCATTGATGTCATGAATCACTTTTTTAAATGCATCGGCCTCCGCGCTTTTCTCTTCTACCTGGGAAAGTTGTTCCAGCGTTTTTATGATGGGATCGAGTTCTTTCTTCTTGCGTTGGGCGGTAATTTTTCGCACTACATCCCAGATATCCTTCTCCGCAATGAAAAATTCCTTACGTTGCCCGACGACCAGTTCTTTATACACAAGTCCCCAGTCGATGAGGGCTCGTATATTCATATTGGCATTGCCACGGGAAATTTGCAGCTGCTCCATGATGTCATCCGCACTCAGGGACTCAGGAGCGATGAGCAAAAGGGCATGAATCTGAGCCATCGTACGATTGATGCCCCAG carries:
- a CDS encoding DUF1572 domain-containing protein yields the protein MKKLTKPLADRFREILLNGHWVTNTNFKEQLSDMTWEKATTKVGSLNTIAALTFHINYYIAGVLNVLEGGSLDIRDKYSFDLPPLTSQKAWEDLLNNMWSNAEKFADKVEQMADDQLFDVFVDEKYGTYQRNLEGMIEHCYYHLGQIVLIRKMLA
- a CDS encoding HD domain-containing protein translates to MNNLTLEKEITAILQPETPLEKQLIENPEFREGLLWGRPRPGHPEGEVYKHIREVLDNIDELGVDETTRKKLRIIAFAHDSFKHLEDRSHPRNWDLHHSKLARKFMENWTDDPAILDIIELHDDVYHIWRFFHFYHNTEKGECRKQIFLNRIGDNLELYAMFFRCDTLTGDKDQRPLVWFEETML
- a CDS encoding AAA family ATPase codes for the protein MSNHNYLYYGSKSTAEEVESFITHVIRVNEKASAEGRKRIPLCVWGRHGIGKTELIEDFARNNGYAFRYVAPAQFEEMGDLLGMPKIAHDQTVFVAPEWVPKEDVPGILLIDDVNRADDRILRGIMQLLQNYELVSWKLPPQWNIILTANPDGGDYSVTPMDDAMITRMMHIRMDFDAKAWAKWAVRAGVDERGINFVLTYPEAVTGSRTTPRTLVQFFDSIKEIGDLSAELPLVQLLADASLDTSTAASFISFVQKNLNEIIEPENILNAVNFQTEVYEVIAETIMKDIFRIDILSVICTRLINHITLKEISPVPKEMKNIQSFLLMDFLPNDLRLAMLQDIISAQKTDLQPVLHNPEIGRLLLEKM
- a CDS encoding leucine-rich repeat domain-containing protein; this translates as MDSNEYYLFNASAAQLENLRTFLHSDQKTNQLLAIGMMQTGGLPNALVADVLQLYLDKRTGYTKRYSETKVLIGVKSEIESLLIKFGYDEFIFPDPLHPVFKDGETAFQKMKATGVDPNKFVACFPAEFVFKGHRFEDWAVAQKVEQEVLNFDTELNLKGMGLEKIPEVVGAFNQLKRLNVFNNKIKQLPASFASLDQLEELVLGKNNINSYSPALFSLKSLMFLDLSENELPDFSPKFARLEKMEWLFLAKNFIRELSPEIVKMKSLKHFSVAFNSIAEIPSFIGEMGDLEVLNLEGNQINTVPEELGQLTKLRSLNLHDNPLAKNISEKIRLKKLLPRYCELII
- a CDS encoding carboxypeptidase-like regulatory domain-containing protein; the encoded protein is MQSNWIFTLTLIFGTAFSILPHSVYAQETTRIEGIVMDAQTKEPLPFVSVAFVGKDIGTTTDFDGKFIIETQWATNKIEISYLGYLTVVKEIEIGGSQEINIELESSSVDLGDVDVVASKKRYKNKGNPAVELIRKVIENKDLNRKENVDFLEYDKYKKIEFDLNNITEAFTNRRVFKDYQFVFEHMEDSPMNGKPSLPVFLQETLSKIYYRKTPKTEKEYISGSKIIGLEDYLNTEGIDLMVSNLYEDIDLYENNLLFLTNQFVSPLSVTAPLVYKFHIIDTLAFNGVSVINLAFQPRNEQDLAFSGNIYITNDDRYALAKAEIKVSEGINLNFVKDFQLVQEFKYTNDLWLISRESLIVDFNLVKKGIGIFGKKTVYYDHYLLDKEQPDSLYSGIETLVKAQGFDDRDSVFWAQNRMVELSQQEKEIYSLVDSIKQVPSFTKALDVLLFFMEGYVDIGPISLGPFNSFYSFNAVEGSRLRFGGKTNAKFSEKFRLEGYCLYGFADKRVKYSGNAIWSLNNQPLVSKQRHSLEVMYQFETQFPGMDLQGINEDNFILSFTRGAPDKILYYNLFKLEHVRDWGSGISTLVNFKNKQQAPGGTLAFEGEDFTLENINSSELSATLRFAPNEQFFQGENYRTQLNTKYPIFKLSYARGGKGVLDADYAYNRLVFNAFKRFAISPIGNTYVEAEAGKIFGGSIPFPLLFIPRANQTYAYQLRSYNLMNFLEFISDEYVSVFAEHHFYGFILNKIPLVKHLKLREVVTFKGLYGGISDANNPDITHGLLNFPEDAAGNPSTFSLKSKPYMEVSVGLENIFKVFRIDVIKRLTYLDHPNVSGIGVRAQIKVDF